In the Chloroflexota bacterium genome, one interval contains:
- a CDS encoding WXG100 family type VII secretion target: MPAPIIAVHYDQLGSIASRLNTKRDAMQQLLQTLQHSMQPLIAGEWQGQAAQRCFQEFESVIVPTYQRLINVFDTSAQVTLEIAKLMEAAEAEAAALFSINASSSKNRLMVDPLELPDLPHTEPLDGSKTLKPELITMPSPPPPPTQPNTGDGSGKHGAMGQPTEQDKANHSKMSRAATLARLSGVFSETGYHMQHFLNNSGEPLTVSVDDMLDDMPVFKSKVEFRYENEIIPQINQKLRSDYHGEPLEFHVTIPWKSNFYPDRSENKNWYYAVGGFSYAQTAYVRVTPALDGTPNVEVISQVHMFDRYNWDQGKSVTIPSSGIEWIDNSTIANDHITDEEMGRLHGTGIAQEYDLTGTSSGQKHFYTYDSFIGLK; encoded by the coding sequence ATGCCTGCCCCAATTATTGCGGTGCACTACGACCAACTTGGGTCAATTGCCAGCCGCTTGAATACCAAACGCGATGCTATGCAACAACTACTTCAAACACTTCAGCACAGCATGCAACCGCTGATCGCTGGCGAATGGCAAGGCCAAGCTGCCCAACGCTGTTTTCAGGAGTTCGAGAGCGTAATTGTGCCAACCTATCAGCGCTTGATTAATGTATTTGACACTAGTGCCCAAGTAACCCTTGAGATTGCCAAATTAATGGAAGCGGCTGAAGCCGAAGCAGCGGCTCTCTTTTCTATAAATGCCAGCTCATCTAAAAATCGACTAATGGTAGACCCATTAGAACTCCCAGATTTACCGCATACAGAACCTTTAGATGGCAGTAAAACTTTAAAGCCTGAACTCATCACAATGCCATCGCCACCGCCACCGCCGACTCAACCTAATACGGGCGACGGAAGTGGGAAACATGGTGCAATGGGACAACCAACTGAGCAGGATAAAGCCAATCATTCTAAAATGAGTAGGGCTGCAACTCTTGCGCGATTATCCGGAGTTTTTTCAGAAACCGGCTATCATATGCAACATTTCCTGAATAATTCTGGAGAGCCACTCACTGTTTCCGTCGATGATATGCTTGATGATATGCCTGTATTTAAAAGTAAGGTTGAATTTAGGTATGAAAATGAAATTATTCCCCAAATTAATCAAAAACTTCGATCTGATTATCATGGCGAACCATTAGAATTTCATGTAACAATTCCTTGGAAATCCAATTTTTATCCTGATCGAAGTGAGAATAAAAATTGGTATTACGCAGTAGGAGGATTTAGTTATGCCCAAACTGCTTATGTTCGAGTAACTCCAGCTCTAGATGGAACTCCAAATGTCGAAGTTATTTCTCAAGTACATATGTTTGATCGATATAACTGGGATCAAGGGAAATCGGTTACCATTCCATCTTCAGGAATTGAATGGATTGATAATAGTACAATTGCAAATGATCATATTACAGATGAAGAAATGGGAAGGCTTCATGGGACTGGGATCGCACAAGAATACGATCTAACAGGGACATCGAGTGGTCAGAAGCATTTTTATACCTATGATTCATTTATTGGTCTAAAATAA
- a CDS encoding MBL fold metallo-hydrolase, translating to MAEILYLGHASVRIRGREGIVVLDPCDQSVGFDIGKPTAQIVTISHHKADHNNVEAVKPLRDTLFVADGPGEYEVSNILIRGIRTAHTDGEGKKHGHNTIYVMYIDDVAFCHLGDLGHGLTASQLDEIGSVDVLFVPVGNGNHVIKPDGMVEIISEIAPKVVVPLYNDNQQQRLEALDLEPLSVFVHQMGLKEYETLDKVVFTPSTLPREDEETKIVILNPSAVAV from the coding sequence ATGGCAGAAATACTGTATTTAGGGCATGCCAGCGTGCGGATTCGCGGTCGTGAAGGCATTGTGGTGCTTGATCCCTGCGATCAATCGGTGGGCTTTGATATTGGCAAGCCAACTGCCCAAATTGTTACCATCAGCCATCACAAGGCTGATCACAATAATGTCGAAGCGGTCAAGCCATTGCGCGATACGCTGTTTGTGGCCGATGGGCCAGGCGAATACGAAGTGAGCAATATCTTAATTCGTGGCATTCGTACCGCGCATACCGATGGCGAGGGCAAAAAGCATGGCCATAACACAATTTATGTGATGTATATTGATGATGTGGCCTTTTGCCATTTGGGCGATTTGGGCCATGGCCTGACTGCCAGCCAACTCGATGAAATTGGCTCAGTCGATGTGTTATTTGTGCCAGTTGGCAATGGCAATCATGTGATCAAGCCTGATGGCATGGTCGAAATTATCAGCGAAATTGCCCCCAAAGTGGTTGTGCCATTGTATAACGATAATCAACAACAACGGCTCGAAGCGCTCGATTTGGAGCCATTGAGCGTGTTTGTGCACCAGATGGGCCTCAAGGAATACGAAACCCTTGATAAAGTCGTGTTTACACCCTCGACTTTGCCGCGCGAAGACGAAGAAACCAAGATTGTGATTCTCAATCCAAGCGCAGTTGCCGTCTAA
- a CDS encoding Asp23/Gls24 family envelope stress response protein — protein MPQQQSIVRSVRSNRHTTTIDIGVIGQIVQSVSGSIEGIYETQLESAELVAEGRAENEPKSNEEPQTRFDERASIVLHLKLIPFINESLPPIVNALRKRVIESIQQYTELNVHAVHIHIAGLWYR, from the coding sequence ATGCCTCAACAACAATCGATTGTTCGCTCGGTGCGCAGTAATCGCCATACAACCACGATCGATATCGGTGTGATCGGTCAAATTGTTCAGTCGGTCAGCGGTTCGATCGAAGGCATCTATGAAACCCAACTTGAAAGCGCCGAGCTTGTCGCTGAAGGTCGGGCTGAAAACGAGCCAAAATCGAACGAGGAGCCGCAAACCCGCTTTGATGAGCGAGCGAGCATTGTCTTGCATCTCAAATTAATTCCGTTTATCAACGAATCGTTGCCACCAATTGTCAATGCGCTGCGCAAACGGGTGATCGAAAGCATTCAGCAATATACCGAGCTGAATGTTCACGCTGTGCATATCCATATTGCTGGTTTGTGGTATCGGTAA
- a CDS encoding protein kinase, with protein MRERYRFVEQLGKGGFATVWLAYDQQIGGLCAVKQSIAAEPEVVEMLEAEATILAGLAHPSLPRIRDHFVHEGRACVVMDYIEGVDLSVLLATEHDGIAPKRVVEWAQQLCTAVQYIHTLPQPVLHRDIKPSNIKLTPDGRLVLIDFGIARDLKVSSLGLRRAVTAGYSPPEQYRGQTDARSDIYALAATIYALLTGRAPLAAPARLIGESLPAPSALRPSLPSALDQPLLRGLALEPAARQQSAGQLALELMTAWRSVQPASPKLPNIRTKPLIQTRTWRHWLGLGLVGSLSLGGFSATIWSLLNQQNAAEASPNWQTYFPALLNNSATSAPLFTPTPAPTSTPAPTATPAPTSTIQPLIAGLTGYFFVGMREDDGDYQIYRIPAMGGEPQQLTTLGSNYGGVVSPDGRQIAFTSERDGREQVYVMKVDGSDQRRVTNDPGRCEYPSWSPDGKQLAYAHRRLDDLKENSSTIYIQALDQTEGQQLTKMWGTMPTWGQQGIVFTSRDIVENIEQLGLAIIQPDGSGLKIINPTRDRDEHYAEWSPDGKSIAYVAGDSQRTITRQIWVMNADGSNPHPLTKGLGGVTQPRWSPDGKWIVFLAKWGMPDDLQNNRPRFNVWVVSTEGGPAKPFTISEANKFGLGWGPR; from the coding sequence ATGCGCGAACGATATCGGTTTGTCGAACAACTTGGAAAAGGTGGTTTTGCCACTGTTTGGCTTGCCTACGATCAACAGATCGGTGGGCTATGTGCGGTTAAACAAAGTATTGCCGCCGAACCCGAAGTTGTCGAGATGCTCGAAGCCGAAGCCACTATTTTGGCGGGTCTTGCCCATCCGTCGTTGCCGCGCATTCGCGATCATTTTGTGCACGAAGGCCGTGCCTGTGTCGTAATGGATTATATCGAGGGCGTTGACCTAAGTGTGTTGCTGGCAACCGAGCACGATGGGATTGCGCCCAAACGGGTGGTTGAATGGGCACAGCAATTGTGTACTGCGGTGCAATATATTCACACCCTGCCGCAACCTGTGCTGCACCGCGATATTAAGCCATCGAATATCAAGCTCACGCCTGATGGTCGCTTAGTCTTGATTGATTTTGGGATTGCGCGTGATCTCAAGGTTTCGAGTTTGGGTTTGCGGCGGGCGGTGACTGCTGGTTATTCGCCGCCAGAGCAATATCGCGGCCAAACTGATGCGCGTTCGGATATTTATGCCCTAGCAGCGACGATTTATGCCTTATTGACTGGGCGTGCACCGCTGGCAGCTCCTGCGCGGTTGATTGGCGAAAGCTTGCCTGCACCCTCAGCCTTGCGCCCCAGTTTGCCAAGTGCTTTAGATCAGCCGTTGTTACGTGGGTTGGCCTTGGAGCCAGCAGCACGTCAGCAATCGGCGGGCCAGTTGGCTTTAGAATTGATGACTGCTTGGCGTTCGGTGCAGCCAGCTAGCCCCAAGTTGCCCAACATTCGCACCAAACCGTTGATTCAAACCCGCACTTGGCGACATTGGTTGGGGTTAGGTTTGGTTGGCAGCCTTAGTTTGGGTGGCTTTAGTGCAACGATTTGGAGCTTGCTCAATCAACAAAATGCGGCTGAGGCCTCGCCCAATTGGCAAACCTATTTTCCAGCATTGTTGAATAATAGTGCGACTTCGGCTCCGTTGTTCACGCCAACGCCCGCGCCAACCAGCACACCCGCGCCGACTGCTACGCCCGCGCCAACCTCGACGATCCAGCCATTGATTGCCGGATTAACTGGCTATTTCTTTGTGGGCATGCGCGAAGATGATGGCGATTATCAAATTTATCGAATTCCAGCGATGGGCGGCGAACCGCAGCAATTGACGACGCTTGGCTCAAATTATGGTGGAGTGGTGTCGCCCGATGGTCGGCAAATCGCCTTTACCTCCGAGCGCGATGGCCGCGAACAAGTCTATGTGATGAAGGTTGATGGCAGCGATCAGCGGCGCGTGACCAATGACCCTGGGCGTTGTGAATACCCAAGTTGGTCGCCTGATGGCAAACAATTGGCCTATGCCCATCGGCGGCTTGATGATCTGAAGGAAAATAGTTCAACGATTTATATTCAAGCGCTTGATCAAACCGAGGGCCAGCAATTAACCAAAATGTGGGGCACAATGCCAACTTGGGGCCAGCAAGGAATTGTGTTCACCAGCCGCGATATTGTTGAGAATATCGAGCAACTAGGTTTGGCTATTATTCAGCCCGATGGTAGCGGCTTGAAAATTATTAACCCAACCCGCGACCGCGACGAACATTATGCCGAATGGTCGCCTGATGGCAAATCTATCGCCTATGTGGCTGGCGATAGTCAGCGCACAATTACCCGCCAAATTTGGGTGATGAACGCCGATGGTTCCAATCCGCATCCGCTGACCAAGGGGCTTGGTGGGGTAACTCAGCCGCGTTGGTCGCCCGATGGCAAATGGATTGTCTTTTTGGCGAAGTGGGGCATGCCCGACGATTTGCAAAATAATCGCCCGCGCTTCAATGTGTGGGTTGTCTCAACCGAGGGCGGGCCAGCCAAGCCCTTTACCATCTCCGAGGCCAACAAATTTGGGCTAGGTTGGGGGCCACGCTAG
- a CDS encoding NAD(P)H-hydrate epimerase, with protein sequence MPKIVPGYHITTAAQIRAIEQRAVDEGATWAGLMAEASRGMADVGLTVIAKQTNPSVLVLVGSGNNGGDALVIARHIKEAGFPVTCYLYKRKPHADDWPFAAAQAEAIPMIFAADDPQNQQLQQLLQTTSFIIDGLFGIGLSRSLAAEVAQIIDLVNASKLPVLAVDVPSGLDADNGKIWGTIINAAYTVAAGLTKRGHHLYPGAAYVGKLAIAPFTLPDSMEEPMTTTELNLATIRSLVPARPVDGHKDTFGRVMVVAGSYLYPGAAWLAATAAARSGAGVVTLACPRSIYGSTAAHLHEVTYLPLPEVEPGELTEAAAKLVHEKLAKYKALLVGPGLGTETGTGDFLRALIGLASSKRRLGVGFLGSSELELPTKRKGGVGFGLAARPKEEAKAEEEGPVVLPPLVIDADGLNILATIEHWEEKLRDQPVILTPHIGEMARLLGEEKIGEDHPQIALEAAARWGVTVVLKSAHTIIASPDGRLALHGLANPALATAGSGDILAGLTAGLLAQGLAPFEAAQLAVGVHGVAGALVREELGERGTIASDILNRLPLAWRKLTEGGLK encoded by the coding sequence ATGCCAAAAATTGTGCCTGGGTATCACATTACAACCGCTGCCCAAATTCGGGCAATCGAGCAACGCGCTGTTGACGAAGGGGCGACGTGGGCTGGCTTGATGGCTGAGGCTTCACGCGGCATGGCCGATGTTGGATTAACCGTGATCGCCAAGCAAACCAACCCCAGCGTGTTGGTGCTGGTTGGTTCTGGCAATAATGGCGGCGATGCCTTGGTGATTGCACGCCATATCAAAGAGGCTGGTTTTCCCGTTACCTGCTATTTGTATAAACGCAAGCCGCACGCTGATGATTGGCCGTTTGCTGCCGCCCAAGCCGAAGCCATTCCGATGATCTTCGCTGCTGATGATCCACAAAACCAGCAACTCCAGCAGCTTTTGCAAACAACCTCTTTTATCATTGATGGTTTATTTGGTATCGGCCTGAGTCGTTCATTGGCGGCTGAGGTAGCCCAAATTATCGATTTGGTCAATGCCAGCAAATTGCCAGTTTTGGCGGTCGATGTGCCTTCGGGCCTTGACGCTGATAATGGCAAGATTTGGGGCACAATCATCAATGCAGCCTACACTGTGGCGGCTGGCCTAACCAAACGCGGCCATCATTTGTACCCAGGTGCGGCCTATGTTGGCAAATTGGCAATCGCCCCCTTTACCCTACCAGATTCTATGGAGGAGCCGATGACTACAACTGAACTGAATCTTGCGACAATCCGTTCGCTGGTGCCGGCCCGTCCGGTTGATGGCCATAAAGATACTTTCGGGCGCGTGATGGTTGTGGCTGGCTCGTATCTCTATCCTGGCGCGGCTTGGCTTGCGGCCACGGCGGCGGCTCGTTCGGGCGCTGGGGTGGTAACCTTGGCTTGCCCACGCTCAATTTATGGCAGCACCGCCGCCCATCTACACGAAGTAACCTATTTGCCATTGCCTGAAGTCGAGCCAGGCGAGTTGACCGAAGCTGCGGCTAAGTTGGTGCATGAAAAATTAGCCAAATATAAAGCCTTACTGGTTGGTCCAGGCCTTGGCACCGAAACAGGCACTGGCGATTTTCTGCGGGCACTGATTGGCTTGGCTTCAAGCAAACGTCGATTAGGCGTAGGTTTTCTTGGCTCAAGCGAGCTTGAGTTGCCAACCAAACGCAAAGGCGGGGTTGGTTTCGGCCTAGCTGCTCGGCCCAAAGAAGAAGCCAAAGCTGAAGAAGAAGGCCCAGTCGTGCTGCCGCCGCTGGTAATCGATGCCGATGGCTTGAATATTTTGGCCACAATTGAACATTGGGAAGAAAAATTACGCGATCAGCCTGTCATACTTACCCCACATATCGGCGAGATGGCCCGCTTGTTGGGCGAGGAAAAAATCGGTGAAGATCACCCACAAATTGCACTCGAAGCGGCGGCCCGCTGGGGCGTGACCGTGGTGCTGAAATCGGCCCATACGATTATTGCTAGCCCCGATGGCCGCTTGGCGTTGCATGGTTTGGCCAACCCAGCATTGGCAACCGCCGGATCTGGTGATATCCTTGCAGGACTAACTGCTGGCTTGTTGGCGCAAGGGTTAGCCCCATTTGAAGCCGCCCAGCTGGCCGTTGGCGTGCATGGCGTTGCAGGCGCTCTGGTTCGTGAAGAACTCGGCGAACGCGGCACCATTGCTAGCGATATTCTTAATCGCCTGCCCTTGGCATGGCGAAAACTTACAGAAGGCGGATTAAAATAA
- a CDS encoding pyrimidine-nucleoside phosphorylase, with protein MRAVDLIIKKRNGAQLSTEEIQWLIQGYTNGSVPDYQMAAWAMAVVLKGMDDRETTDLTLAMAASGDQLDLRDFAPDAVDKHSTGGVGDKTSLVLGPMLAAVGLQVAKMSGRGLGFSGGTLDKLEAIPNMRIDLSEDEFRHAMCEIGMVIMGQTADLAPADKKLYALRDVTGTVECIPLIAASIMSKKLAAGAKSIVLDVKVGAGAFMKTLDQARDLARTMVRIGQLAGRNVAAILSSMEQPLGLTIGNALEVREAIETLQGRGPSDLVEVCLTLGSHLLVLAGKAQNLDDARQQLQASLDNGQAWAKFREFVAQQGGDLTVIDQPETLPIAPIQISLLAESSGFVQRIDAETCGIVATELGAGRARKEDAIDPAVGLVLQRKVGEPVQTGEALLTVHTADQQRAEVALAALKSAITISATPVEALPLVFESVA; from the coding sequence ATGCGTGCGGTTGATCTGATTATTAAAAAACGCAATGGAGCACAGCTCTCAACCGAAGAAATTCAATGGCTGATTCAGGGCTATACCAACGGCAGTGTGCCCGATTATCAGATGGCGGCGTGGGCCATGGCGGTTGTGCTCAAAGGCATGGACGATCGCGAAACCACCGATTTAACCTTAGCCATGGCTGCTTCGGGCGATCAGCTTGATTTGCGTGATTTTGCACCCGATGCCGTTGATAAACACTCAACTGGCGGAGTTGGCGATAAAACCAGCCTTGTATTGGGGCCAATGTTGGCAGCCGTTGGCTTGCAAGTTGCCAAAATGTCGGGGCGTGGCTTGGGCTTTTCGGGCGGTACGCTCGATAAACTTGAAGCCATCCCCAACATGCGCATCGACCTCAGCGAAGATGAGTTTCGCCATGCCATGTGTGAGATTGGCATGGTGATTATGGGCCAAACCGCCGATCTCGCACCTGCCGACAAAAAGCTGTATGCACTGCGCGATGTTACTGGCACTGTCGAATGTATCCCACTGATTGCTGCCAGCATCATGAGCAAAAAGCTGGCAGCAGGAGCCAAAAGCATCGTGCTCGATGTCAAGGTTGGGGCGGGGGCGTTTATGAAAACCCTCGATCAAGCCCGCGATTTGGCTCGAACAATGGTGCGGATTGGCCAATTGGCTGGTCGTAATGTCGCGGCGATTCTTTCGTCGATGGAGCAACCGTTGGGCTTGACAATCGGTAATGCGCTGGAAGTGCGCGAAGCGATTGAAACGCTCCAAGGTCGCGGCCCCAGCGATTTGGTTGAAGTTTGTTTGACTCTTGGCTCACATCTGTTGGTCTTGGCTGGCAAGGCCCAAAACCTTGATGATGCTCGCCAACAGTTGCAAGCAAGCTTGGATAACGGCCAAGCTTGGGCTAAATTCCGTGAGTTTGTTGCCCAGCAAGGCGGCGATCTCACGGTGATTGACCAACCAGAAACCCTGCCAATCGCGCCAATTCAAATCAGTTTGCTGGCCGAGAGCAGCGGTTTTGTCCAACGCATCGATGCTGAAACCTGTGGGATTGTGGCGACCGAGCTTGGAGCAGGTCGTGCCCGCAAAGAAGATGCAATCGATCCGGCGGTGGGCTTGGTGCTTCAGCGTAAAGTTGGCGAGCCAGTTCAAACGGGCGAGGCCTTGTTGACGGTGCATACCGCCGATCAACAACGGGCAGAGGTTGCTTTGGCCGCACTCAAATCGGCAATTACAATCAGTGCTACGCCGGTTGAAGCCTTGCCCTTGGTTTTCGAAAGCGTTGCCTAG
- a CDS encoding HAMP domain-containing protein encodes MQLHARGGLALNQLIRLVYLMAIAVGVLGLGLIGYGLWLARFDWWHWFLISLGALWLLLHIGLIVMLQRKRRAIQQLTAVVDVLATADLSVRAPNLGTDELGELAQSINLAAEHFTNLLDTQRRETQRERAILAAIDDGVIVCDQLGQIILLNTAAYNIIAMAEAERLQTNHEQPNLSLRFYAALEAVQPALDQALGRPHIKPAERVCFAGRTYRLSANPIWIDDRRIGAVAILQDISARVESERLRSDFMALAAHELRSPLTSIRGFADMLLWSNPEHFSAEEISYIEGIGRNIQRLTELMNDVVDLARLETQRNEHTPQPVDLRQVLSAVLDEFRPRAERKKLQLDCLLPNELPLLSLDPLHIRQISHHLISNAIKYTPEHGQIQLEVQQRIDDVLVVVRDTGIGISLREQPRIFGRFFRNDNPLSRAAGGTGLGLSIAKALVEMNHGSIYFESIEEEGTTFYVAFPLALVCEPLPYNPAALADAA; translated from the coding sequence ATGCAGTTGCACGCACGCGGTGGGTTGGCGCTCAATCAGCTAATTCGGTTGGTCTATCTGATGGCAATTGCCGTTGGGGTTTTGGGGCTTGGTTTAATTGGCTATGGCCTTTGGCTGGCGCGTTTCGATTGGTGGCATTGGTTTTTAATCAGCCTTGGGGCATTATGGCTGTTGCTCCACATTGGTTTAATCGTGATGCTGCAACGTAAACGCCGCGCAATTCAGCAATTAACTGCTGTCGTCGATGTGCTAGCAACCGCCGATTTAAGTGTACGAGCACCCAATTTAGGCACTGACGAATTGGGCGAATTAGCTCAATCGATTAACTTGGCCGCCGAGCATTTTACCAATTTGCTCGATACCCAGCGCCGCGAAACCCAGCGCGAACGGGCAATTTTGGCGGCAATCGACGATGGCGTGATCGTTTGCGATCAGCTTGGTCAGATTATTTTGCTCAATACTGCCGCCTACAACATTATTGCCATGGCCGAAGCTGAACGCCTACAAACCAACCACGAACAGCCCAATTTGAGTTTGCGCTTTTATGCTGCGCTCGAAGCTGTGCAACCAGCCTTGGATCAAGCACTTGGTCGCCCGCATATCAAGCCCGCCGAACGAGTTTGTTTTGCTGGTCGCACCTATCGCCTCAGTGCCAACCCAATTTGGATCGACGATCGACGGATTGGGGCGGTGGCAATTTTGCAAGATATTAGCGCCCGGGTTGAGAGCGAACGCTTGCGCAGCGATTTTATGGCTTTGGCAGCCCATGAATTACGTTCGCCGTTGACCAGCATTCGTGGCTTTGCTGATATGCTATTGTGGAGTAACCCCGAGCATTTTAGCGCCGAGGAAATTAGCTATATCGAAGGCATCGGGCGCAACATCCAACGCCTGACCGAGTTGATGAACGATGTGGTTGATTTGGCGCGGCTGGAAACTCAACGCAATGAGCATACGCCGCAGCCTGTCGATTTACGCCAGGTGTTGAGCGCAGTGCTTGATGAATTTCGGCCCCGCGCTGAGCGCAAAAAATTGCAACTAGATTGTTTATTGCCGAATGAATTACCGCTTTTGAGCCTCGACCCGCTGCATATTCGCCAAATTAGCCATCATCTAATTAGCAATGCGATCAAATATACGCCTGAACATGGCCAGATTCAGCTTGAAGTGCAACAACGGATCGATGATGTGTTGGTAGTCGTGCGCGATACAGGGATTGGTATTTCGCTACGCGAACAGCCGCGCATTTTTGGGCGTTTTTTTCGCAACGATAATCCACTTTCACGCGCCGCAGGTGGCACAGGCTTAGGCTTATCGATCGCTAAAGCCCTCGTAGAAATGAATCATGGTTCGATCTATTTTGAAAGCATCGAGGAAGAAGGCACAACCTTTTATGTGGCATTTCCCTTGGCCTTGGTATGTGAACCATTGCCCTACAATCCAGCCGCCCTAGCCGATGCAGCCTAG
- a CDS encoding M42 family metallopeptidase, with protein MKALTDASGVPGNEGPVRAVMAEALAPYGELINDQLGSVAARKAGPEGSPTILLAGHLDEVGFMVTRITDDGFIKFQALGGWWELVMLAQRVQIETRNGPIAGLIGSKPPHVLSPEARKKLVEKKDMFIDIGASSAAEAREWGVRPGDSILPVCPFTPLHNPKIVMAKAWDNRFGCAAAVEVLHELANQSLPNTVVAGATVQEEVGLRGAATLANVVKPDIAFAIDVCIAGDTPGISKDEAQAKMGAGPVLLLMDSSVIPNPRLRDLVVDTAEELGIPYQFDTMPGGGTDAGRFHLNNAGVPSLALGVATRYIHTHASLLHRDDFDQVVTLLAAVVRKLDQATVDYIKTGQSA; from the coding sequence ATGAAGGCTTTGACCGATGCATCGGGCGTACCAGGCAACGAAGGCCCAGTTCGCGCTGTTATGGCCGAGGCTTTGGCTCCCTATGGCGAGTTAATTAATGATCAGCTTGGCAGTGTCGCTGCCCGTAAAGCTGGCCCCGAAGGCAGCCCAACGATTCTGTTGGCTGGTCACCTCGATGAAGTTGGCTTTATGGTGACGCGGATCACCGACGATGGTTTTATTAAATTCCAAGCGCTTGGCGGCTGGTGGGAATTGGTGATGCTGGCGCAACGGGTGCAAATTGAAACCCGTAATGGGCCAATTGCTGGCTTAATTGGCTCAAAGCCGCCGCATGTGCTCTCGCCTGAAGCGCGTAAAAAATTGGTCGAAAAGAAAGATATGTTTATTGATATTGGGGCGAGTTCAGCTGCTGAGGCCCGTGAATGGGGCGTGCGACCAGGCGATTCAATTCTGCCAGTCTGCCCTTTTACACCTTTGCACAACCCCAAAATTGTTATGGCCAAGGCTTGGGATAATCGCTTTGGTTGTGCGGCAGCGGTTGAGGTCTTGCATGAATTGGCCAATCAAAGCTTGCCCAACACGGTTGTAGCCGGTGCAACCGTTCAAGAAGAAGTTGGCTTGCGTGGTGCAGCAACCCTTGCCAATGTTGTCAAACCTGATATCGCGTTTGCGATCGATGTGTGTATTGCAGGCGATACCCCAGGCATTAGCAAAGATGAAGCTCAAGCCAAAATGGGCGCTGGCCCAGTCTTGTTATTGATGGATAGTAGCGTTATTCCAAACCCGCGGCTGCGCGATTTGGTGGTTGATACTGCCGAAGAATTGGGCATTCCCTATCAATTTGATACGATGCCTGGTGGTGGTACAGATGCAGGCCGCTTCCATTTGAATAATGCTGGTGTGCCATCGTTGGCGTTGGGCGTGGCAACCCGCTACATCCATACTCACGCTTCATTGTTGCATCGCGACGATTTTGATCAAGTAGTAACCTTGCTGGCCGCCGTGGTGCGCAAGCTCGATCAAGCAACTGTCGATTACATCAAAACTGGACAATCGGCCTAA
- a CDS encoding class I SAM-dependent methyltransferase, giving the protein MYNDYATIYRQAGQSWLSLHMLNWLLTWLEQQAWRGSSVLDLGCGTGDAAVALALQGYQVTAIDRSEAMLAQARLHSELHHATVNWQQADLTTWQAGLGYDLIISLFDTLNYVLEPTQLGALFQQIARSLNPQGWLVFDLNTPLLYATWPERNQVIVDRDDLYIYNVLDFDEEAQIGIGRIVWFQRQAEAWQRGSETHLQAAYSDQQIVELLADAGLSVVARLDRDGNEVDLAQALRVVYLVRASDVHNHSAAIPPILD; this is encoded by the coding sequence ATGTACAACGATTATGCAACAATTTACCGTCAAGCTGGCCAGAGTTGGCTGAGCTTGCACATGCTCAATTGGCTTTTGACGTGGCTTGAGCAGCAGGCTTGGCGTGGCAGTTCGGTGCTCGATCTTGGCTGTGGCACAGGTGATGCAGCGGTGGCTTTGGCCTTACAAGGCTATCAGGTCACAGCGATTGATCGCTCTGAAGCGATGTTGGCCCAAGCCCGATTGCATAGTGAGTTGCATCACGCCACAGTCAATTGGCAACAGGCTGATTTAACTACATGGCAGGCTGGCCTAGGCTACGATTTAATTATCAGCCTGTTTGATACATTGAATTATGTGCTTGAGCCAACCCAACTCGGCGCTTTGTTTCAGCAAATTGCTCGCTCGCTCAACCCACAGGGCTGGTTGGTATTCGATCTGAATACGCCTTTGTTGTATGCCACATGGCCGGAACGTAACCAAGTAATCGTTGATCGCGACGATTTATATATTTACAATGTGCTCGATTTTGATGAGGAGGCGCAGATTGGCATCGGAAGAATTGTCTGGTTTCAGCGCCAAGCTGAGGCTTGGCAACGTGGCAGCGAAACCCATTTGCAGGCAGCCTATAGTGATCAGCAGATTGTTGAATTATTGGCGGATGCTGGTTTAAGCGTGGTTGCTCGCTTGGATCGTGATGGGAATGAGGTTGATTTGGCGCAAGCGCTGCGGGTAGTGTATTTAGTGCGAGCAAGTGATGTGCATAACCACAGCGCTGCAATACCCCCGATTCTGGATTAG